From the genome of Drosophila melanogaster chromosome 2L, one region includes:
- the mmy gene encoding mummy, isoform B, with translation MTDYLSLHSRLAQVGQEHLLKFWPELTNDERIDLVRDIEELNLDEIKLYFDRATVSMNENGIKLDDRLQPLPEGKLISIARAPLEKLDAYRDEGLLQISNGHVAVLLMAGGQGTRLGFDHPKGMYDVGLQSRKTLFRIQAERILKLEELAQEANGKRGHITWYIMTSEHTVQPTYDYFVANNFFGLKAENVLLFEQGSLPCFEYDGRIILDEKHRVARAPDGNGGIYRAMKRQGILDDMQKRGVLYLHAHSVDNILIKVADPVFIGYCVQEKADCAAKVVEKAAPNEAVGVVAIVDGKYQVVEYSEISAKTAEMRNSDGRLTFSAGNICNHFFSSNFLQKIGSTYEQELKLHVAKKKIPFVDNAGKRLTPDKPNGIKIEKFVFDVFEFAQKFVAMEVPRDEEFSALKNSDAAGKDCPSTARSDLHRLHKKYIEGAGGIVHGEVCEISPFVTYAGENLASHVEGKSFTSPVYLRDSRDPLHGHL, from the exons ATGACGGACTACCTGTCGCTGCACTCGCGACTCGCCCAGGTGGGCCAGGAGCACCTGCTCAAGTTCTGGCCGGAACTAACGAATGACGAACGCATCGACCTGGTGCGGGACATCGAGGAGCTGAATCTGGACGAGATCAAGCTGTATTTCGACCGCGCCACGGTCTCAATGAACGAGAATGGCATCAAGCTGGACGATCGCCTGCAGCCGCTGCCCGAGGGCAAGCTAATCTCCATTGCCAGGGCGCCGCTGGAGAAATTGGACGCCTACCGAGACGAGGGTCTCCTCCAGATCAGCAACGGACATGTCGCTGTGCTGCTTATGGCAGGCGGACAAG GCACACGACTTGGCTTCGATCATCCCAAGGGAATGTACGATGTGGGACTGCAGTCTCGAAAGACCCTGTTCCGCATTCAGGCCGAGCGAATCCTGAAGCTGGAGGAGCTCGCCCAAGAGGCGAATGGAAAACGTGGACACATCACTTGGTACATCATGACGTCGGAGCACACGGTGCAACCCACATACGACTACTTTGTGGCCAATAACTTCTTTGGCCTGAAGGCGGAGAACGTACTGTTGTTCGAGCAGGGATCACTGCCGTGCTTTGAATACGATGGACGCATCATTCTGGACGAAAAGCATCGGGTGGCGCGTGCGCCGGACGGCAACGGAGGAATCTATCGGGCTATGAAGCGCCAGGGGATTCTGGACGATATGCAGAAGCGTGGTGTCTTATATCTGCATGCCCATAGCGTGGACAACATCCTGATCAAGGTGGCCGATCCCGTTTTTATCGGCTACTGCGTGCAGGAGAAGGCCGACTGCGCCGCTAAGGTGGTGGAGAAGGCAGCTCCCAACGAGGCTGTGGGCGTGGTGGCCATTGTCGATGGCAAATACCAGGTGGTGGAGTACAGCGAAATCTCGGCCAAAACAGCCGAGATGCGCAATTCAGACGGCAGGCTGACCTTCAGTGCTGGCAACATTTGCAATCACTTCTTCAGCTCGAACTTCCTGCAGAAGATTGGCAGCACATACGAGCAGGAGCTGAAGCTGCACGTGGCCAAGAAGAAGATTCCCTTCGTGGACAACGCCGGCAAGCGTCTAACGCCCGACAAGCCGAACGGCATCAAGATAGAGAAGTTTGTCTTTGACGTCTTCGAGTTCGCCCAGAAGTTCGTGGCCATGGAAGTGCCACGCGACGAAGAGTTCAGCGCGCTAAAGAACTCCGATGCAGCTGGCAAGGATTGCCCCAGTACTGCCCGCTCGGACCTCCATCGCCTGCACAAGAAGTATATCGAAGGCGCCGGTGGCATTGTGCATGGCGAAGTCTGCGAGATCTCGCCCTTCGTCACCTACGCCGGCGAGAATCTCGCCTCGCATGTGGAGGGCAAGTCGTTCACCAGTCCCGTCTACCTGCGGGACAGCCGCGATCCCTTGCACGGACACCTTTAA
- the mmy gene encoding mummy, isoform A produces the protein MGRSNFSSHHQQTHVRRHRNAGGATSKSPNAAKTSPTMTDYLSLHSRLAQVGQEHLLKFWPELTNDERIDLVRDIEELNLDEIKLYFDRATVSMNENGIKLDDRLQPLPEGKLISIARAPLEKLDAYRDEGLLQISNGHVAVLLMAGGQGTRLGFDHPKGMYDVGLQSRKTLFRIQAERILKLEELAQEANGKRGHITWYIMTSEHTVQPTYDYFVANNFFGLKAENVLLFEQGSLPCFEYDGRIILDEKHRVARAPDGNGGIYRAMKRQGILDDMQKRGVLYLHAHSVDNILIKVADPVFIGYCVQEKADCAAKVVEKAAPNEAVGVVAIVDGKYQVVEYSEISAKTAEMRNSDGRLTFSAGNICNHFFSSNFLQKIGSTYEQELKLHVAKKKIPFVDNAGKRLTPDKPNGIKIEKFVFDVFEFAQKFVAMEVPRDEEFSALKNSDAAGKDCPSTARSDLHRLHKKYIEGAGGIVHGEVCEISPFVTYAGENLASHVEGKSFTSPVYLRDSRDPLHGHL, from the exons ATGGGTCGCAGCAACTTCAGTTCGCATCACCAGCAGACTCATGTGAGGCGCCACCGCAATG CTGGCGGTGCCACATCAAAATCACCAAACGCAGCCAAAACTTCGCCAACAATGACGGACTACCTGTCGCTGCACTCGCGACTCGCCCAGGTGGGCCAGGAGCACCTGCTCAAGTTCTGGCCGGAACTAACGAATGACGAACGCATCGACCTGGTGCGGGACATCGAGGAGCTGAATCTGGACGAGATCAAGCTGTATTTCGACCGCGCCACGGTCTCAATGAACGAGAATGGCATCAAGCTGGACGATCGCCTGCAGCCGCTGCCCGAGGGCAAGCTAATCTCCATTGCCAGGGCGCCGCTGGAGAAATTGGACGCCTACCGAGACGAGGGTCTCCTCCAGATCAGCAACGGACATGTCGCTGTGCTGCTTATGGCAGGCGGACAAG GCACACGACTTGGCTTCGATCATCCCAAGGGAATGTACGATGTGGGACTGCAGTCTCGAAAGACCCTGTTCCGCATTCAGGCCGAGCGAATCCTGAAGCTGGAGGAGCTCGCCCAAGAGGCGAATGGAAAACGTGGACACATCACTTGGTACATCATGACGTCGGAGCACACGGTGCAACCCACATACGACTACTTTGTGGCCAATAACTTCTTTGGCCTGAAGGCGGAGAACGTACTGTTGTTCGAGCAGGGATCACTGCCGTGCTTTGAATACGATGGACGCATCATTCTGGACGAAAAGCATCGGGTGGCGCGTGCGCCGGACGGCAACGGAGGAATCTATCGGGCTATGAAGCGCCAGGGGATTCTGGACGATATGCAGAAGCGTGGTGTCTTATATCTGCATGCCCATAGCGTGGACAACATCCTGATCAAGGTGGCCGATCCCGTTTTTATCGGCTACTGCGTGCAGGAGAAGGCCGACTGCGCCGCTAAGGTGGTGGAGAAGGCAGCTCCCAACGAGGCTGTGGGCGTGGTGGCCATTGTCGATGGCAAATACCAGGTGGTGGAGTACAGCGAAATCTCGGCCAAAACAGCCGAGATGCGCAATTCAGACGGCAGGCTGACCTTCAGTGCTGGCAACATTTGCAATCACTTCTTCAGCTCGAACTTCCTGCAGAAGATTGGCAGCACATACGAGCAGGAGCTGAAGCTGCACGTGGCCAAGAAGAAGATTCCCTTCGTGGACAACGCCGGCAAGCGTCTAACGCCCGACAAGCCGAACGGCATCAAGATAGAGAAGTTTGTCTTTGACGTCTTCGAGTTCGCCCAGAAGTTCGTGGCCATGGAAGTGCCACGCGACGAAGAGTTCAGCGCGCTAAAGAACTCCGATGCAGCTGGCAAGGATTGCCCCAGTACTGCCCGCTCGGACCTCCATCGCCTGCACAAGAAGTATATCGAAGGCGCCGGTGGCATTGTGCATGGCGAAGTCTGCGAGATCTCGCCCTTCGTCACCTACGCCGGCGAGAATCTCGCCTCGCATGTGGAGGGCAAGTCGTTCACCAGTCCCGTCTACCTGCGGGACAGCCGCGATCCCTTGCACGGACACCTTTAA
- the CG9536 gene encoding uncharacterized protein, isoform A, with translation MSAQLARNWPYIWQQLNALLHNTSPVITLICVVTTFGYLLSFSETAILLLSVTPGYILPNGKFWIWTAFTFCFIELHWWEVAVDVVTVGLCGKMLEPLWGQLEMFKFFALSNFGVSLLTTVYYLFYYMVTKNPTILFEVHIHGLAGYVAGICVAVRQIMPDHLIFKTRYGRLTNRNVPLTVLIMAIILWAIGLLDGTYPAMFASGSLVSWIYLRFYQHHPNGRGDSSESFTFVSFFPNVSQPFISVLVNPIYNCCLRAGVVKTPTPLRTISTASLTSVSVQMPGVDPHDIERRRQIALKALSERLKATDSSRHAQLPKSFPQQQQLQHHHHQHAPHQQQKHHSHGTGHSHSHGAGHSHSHGAGHSHGPGPAQMPQPDFLKSTGSASQLPITTSRAEPRMISTMSPIAIPMPAPPPKEGNVPGQGAESSSSGGVEATLINLDDVPTTSSMA, from the exons ATGTCAGCTCAACTGGCCAGAAACTGGCCGTACATCTGGCAACAGCTCAATGCTCTGCTGCACAACACCTCGCCGGTCATAACGCTCATCTGCGTGGTGACCACGTTCGGCTACCTGCTATCCTTCTCGGAGACGGCCATCCTGCTGCTCAGCGTCACTCCCGGTTACATCCTGCCCAATGGCAAGTTCTGGATATGGACCGCCTTCACGTTCTGCTTCATCGAGCTGCACTGGTGGGAGGTGGCCGTCGACGTGGTCACCGTCGGCCTGTGCGGCAAGATGCTGGAACCGCTCTGGGGCCAGCTGGAGATGTTCAAGTTCTTCGCGCTGAGCAACTTTGGCGTCTCGCTGCTGACCACTGTCTACTATTTGTTCTACTACATGGTCACCAAGAACCCGACCATTCTCTTCGAGGTGCACATTCACGGCCTGGCCGGATACGTGGCTGGCATCTGCGTAGCCGTACGCCAGATAATGCCCGATCACCTGATCTTCAAGACGCGCTACGGACGTCTGACCAATAG GAACGTTCCCCTCACGGTGCTCATCATGGCCATCATACTGTGGGCCATTGGCCTGCTAGATGGCACTTATCCGGCTATGTTCGCCTCCGGATCGCTGGTTTCTTGGATCTATCTCCGCTTCTATCAACACCATCCCAATGGGCGTGGCGACAGCTCGGAGAGCTTCACGTTCGTCAGCTTCTTCCCAAACGTATCACAGCCGTTTATCAGCGTATTGGTTAATCCCATTTACAATTGCTGTTTGCGGGCGGGCGTGGTCAAGACGCCCACGCCGCTGCGGACGATATCTACGGCCAGCCTGACGTCGGTATCGGTGCAAATGCCGGGAGTGGATCCGCATGACATTGAGAGAAGGCG ACAAATTGCCTTGAAGGCGCTAAGTGAGCGCCTAAAGGCCACGGACTCCAGCCGCCACGCCCAGCTGCCCAAGTCGTtcccgcagcagcagcagctgcaacatcatcatcaccagcaCGCGCCGCACCAGCAGCAAAAGCATCACAGTCACGGCACTGGCCACAGTCACAGCCATGGAGCGGGCCATAGTCATAGTCATGGAGCGGGACACAGTCATGGGCCCGGTCCTGCTCAGATGCCGCAGCCCGACTTCCTGAAGTCCACCGGCAGCGCCAGCCAGCTGCCCATCACAACGTCGCGGGCGGAGCCGCGCATGATCAGCACCATGAGCCCGATTGCAATACCAATGCCGGCGCCACCGCCCAAGGAGGGTAATGTTCCGGGTCAAGGTGCTGAATCCTCCTCCAGCGGAGGTGTCGAGGCGACCCTTATTAACCTGGACGACGTACCAACCACGTCTTCGATGGCCTAG
- the HemK1 gene encoding HemK methyltransferase 1, isoform A → MLRQLTRSMGPTSRLLKQVNYGTNAPAGTHIPVTKALEIGQWEEKLKAAGVEDRKFNVKCIVSHVLKQKFSSVPDSFDQLQLNPGQLADFERFLEARCARMPLQHIIGEWDFMDITLKTSPSVFIPRPETEEFMRLVIDDHKNAKHVDLLEVGCGSGAMSLSMLHSLPQVVATAIERSKAATVLAAENAKMLGLLNRFEVHNHTMEEDKYLPEALKDKKYDLIISNPPYVKTEEFQFLHPEVVVYENLNALDGGSDGLRVARLVFDLACRHLRPGGKLWLELGNDHPPMVKTIMNLKYEGRLKFIAGYSDQYQRERFVQIEKV, encoded by the exons ATGCTCAGACAACTGACACGGTCAATGGGCCCGACCTCGCGGCTGCTTAAGCAGGTCAACTATGGCACAAATGCCCCAGCTGGCACCCACATTCCCGTGACCAAGGCCCTGGAAATTGGACAGTGGGAGGAAAAGCTCAAGGCCGCCGGCGTCGAGGACAGGAAGTTCAACGTGAAATGCATCGTGTCGCATGTCCTGAAGCAGAAGTTT AGTTCGGTTCCTGACTCATTTGACCAGCTGCAGCTAAATCCCGGCCAGCTGGCGGATTTCGAGCGCTTCCTGGAGGCCCGTTGTGCCCGCATGCCGTTGCAGCACATCATTGGCGAGTGGGACTTCATGGACATTACGCTGAAGACATCGCCGTCGGTCTTCATTCCACGCCCCGAAACGGAGGAGTTTATGCGCCTGGTGATCGATGATCACAAGAACGCAAAGCACGTCGATCTTTTGGAGGTGGGCTGCGGCTCGGGCGCCATGTCCTTGTCCATGCTACACAGTCTGCCGCAGGTGGTGGCCACTGCCATTGAGCGTAGCAAGGCGGCAACCGTTCTGGCTGCGGAGAATGCCAAAATGCTGGGGCTGCTGAATCGATTTGAGGTACACAACCACACCATGGAGGAGGACAAGTACCTGCCGGAGGCGCTGAAGGACAAGAAGTACGATTTGATCATCTCCAATCCTCCGTATGTGAAAACTGAGGAGTTTCAGTTTCTGCATCCCGAAGTCGTGGT GTATGAGAACCTTAATGCCCTGGACGGTGGGTCCGATGGATTGAGGGTGGCTCGACTGGTTTTCGACTTGGCTTGTCGGCACCTGCGTCCCGGTGGCAAGCTCTGGCTGGAACTGGGCAACGACCACCCGCCGATGGTGAAGACCATTATGAATCTGAAGTACGAGGGCCGGCTCAAGTTCATCGCCGGCTACAGTGACCAGTATCAGCGCGAGAGATTCGTTCAGATCGAGAAGGTCTAG
- the Sec61alpha gene encoding Sec61 alpha subunit, isoform B: MGIKFLEVIKPFCSILPEIAKPERKIQFREKVLWTAITLFIFLVCCQIPLFGIMSSDSADPFYWIRVILASNRGTLMELGISPIVTSGLIMQLLAGAKIIEVGDTPKDRALFNGAQKLFGMVITIGQAIVYVMTGMYGDPSEIGAGVCLLIIIQLFAAGLIVLLLDELLQKGYGLGSGISLFIATNICETIVWKAFSPTTVTTGRGTEFEGAVIALFHLMATRNDKVRALREAFYRQNLPNLMNLLATVLVFAVVIYFQGFRVDLPIKSARYRGQYSSYPIKLFYTSNIPIILQSALVSNLYVISQMLAVKFQGNFFINLLGVWADVGGGGPARSYPIGGLCYYLSPPESVGHILTDPIHALLYIVFMLGSCAFFSKTWIDVSGSSAKDVAKQLKEQHMVMRGHRENSMIHELNRYIPTAAAFGGLCIGALSVMADFLGAIGSGTGILLAVTIIYQYFEIFVKEQSEMGGMGTLLF; the protein is encoded by the exons TCAAGTTCCTGGAAGTTATCAAACCGTTCTGCAGTATACTGCCGGAAATCGCAAAACCGGAGCGCAAG ATCCAATTCAGGGAGAAAGTGCTATGGACTGCGATCACCCTGTTCATCTTCCTGGTGTGCTGCCAGATCCCGCTTTTCGGTATCATGAGCTCAGACTCGGCGGATCCCTTCTACTGGATCCGTGTGATCCTGGCCTCCAACCGTGGTACGCTCATGGAGCTGGGTATCTCGCCCATCGTGACCTCTGGCCTCATTATGCAGCTGCTGGCCGGAGCAAAGATCATTGAGGTCGGTGATACGCCCAAGGATCGTGCTCTGTTCAACGGTGCTCAGAAGCTCTTCGGCATGGTGATCACCATTGGTCAGGCCATCGTCTATGTGATGACTGGCATGTACGGCGATCCGTCGGAGATCGGCGCCGGTGTCTGCCTGCTGATCATCATCCAGCTGTTCGCCGCTGGTTTgattgtgctgctgctggacgaGCTCCTGCAGAAGGGCTATGGACTGGGATCGGGAATTTCCCTGTTCATTGCCACCAACATTTGCGAGACGATTGTGTGGAAGGCATTCAGCCCCACCACCGTGACGACGGGACGCGGTACCGAGTTCGAGGGCGCTGTGATTGCCCTGTTCCATCTGATGGCCACCAGGAACGATAAGGTGCGCGCTCTGCGCGAGGCCTTCTATCGCCAGAACCTGCCCAATCTGATGAACCTGCTGGCCACCGTGCTGGTGTTCGCCGTGGTCATATACTTCCAAGGCTTCCGCGTGGACCTACCCATCAAGAGCGCCCGTTACCGCGGCCAGTACAGCAGCTATCCCATCAAGCTGTTCTACACCTCCAACATTCCCATCATCCTGCAGTCTGCGCTCGTGTCCAACTTGTACGTCATCTCCCAGATGCTGGCTGTCAAGTTCCAGGGCAACTTCTTCATTAACCTTCTGGGTGTGTGGGCTGATGTTGGAGGCGGCGGCCCGGCTCGCTCCTATCCCATCGGTGGTCTGTGCTACTATCTTTCGCCCCCAGAGAGCGTGGGCCACATCCTGACCGACCCCATTCACGCGTTGCTCTACATTGTCTTCATGTTGGGCTCGTGCGCCTTCTTCTCCAAGACCTGGATCGATGTGTCCGGCAGCTCAGCCAAGGAT GTTGCCAAGCAGCTGAAGGAGCAGCACATGGTGATGCGTGGCCATCGCGAGAACTCGATGATCCACGAGCTCAACCGCTACATCCCAACGGCGGCTGCTTTCGGTGGTCTCTGCATCGGAGCTCTGTCTGTGATGGCCGACTTCCTGGGGGCCATCGGCTCCGGTACGGGTATCCTGTTGGCTGTGACCATCATCTACCAATACTTTGAGATTTTCGTTAAGGAGCAGTCCGAAATGGGCGGCATGGGCACGCTGCTGTTCTAA